In Scomber japonicus isolate fScoJap1 chromosome 3, fScoJap1.pri, whole genome shotgun sequence, the genomic window CACCTGTCTGAACACTGAACACAAACATAAGCAGCACAATACAAGTGTAACATAGCCCTCATTCCTTTAGCaaagacacactgtactgtTATGTACTGCACAGTGACACTCCTATGTTTGATGACTCCTTCAGCCAATTATGTTTGCAACTATTTATTACGTGCATAAATCATTCAATTGCCTTTGACATTCAGTATGAAGAATGAAGACAACAAAACTTGTGTCTTACCTGAAGATACGTTTTTCGTGGATCAACCCGGCCCCGGCTACAGTCAGTACTCCGCTCACTGGCTGAGAAAATGGGTTGGTGAAGGTCACGGTGGCAGTCTGTTCTTTGTTAAGCCCAATGGAGTTTTCATCTGCAACCTGAAGGGAAAATTTCTGTTAGTAAACCCTCTTTATCACCATAATAACTTTAAAGTTAGAcgatattatatatattctatttctgGAAAAGTTAGATTGGTttcataaaatgtgtaattaaggTAAATAGGTTTTGATTCTTGCAAGTGAATCATGAATCACATGAAACACACAGATAGCTTAATACGTACTTTGTTTTCTTGAGAAATAAAACCCCAAAACACAAGTGACACATATCTAAACTATTGCTGACTAACATTCAGAATCTCTCTGTTTGTAAATTACCTGTATGAGGAGGTTTGGGCTGGCGATATTGAACTCCTCTGAGGCCAGGCAGAGCTCCTGACTGACTGTGTCCTCCAGGACTACTGCAAGGTTGATCAGGTCATCTCCCACCACATCCTCATACTGGGCTGGCAGGATCTGCTGGTTCAGCACCTTGACTGTaaaaagagagacaggtggagaaagagagagaagacaatGTGTGAAACTTATCATCATATCCGATTTTGAATTTAAACCGCAACCTTTGAGAAATTAAAatctgagtcagtgagtgagtggAAAGTAAATTACCTTCCATGGGTGCCAGTTTCATGATGCCGTGAGTTTCCCAGAAGGTCTCTGAGGGGCTGCTGTTGTATTCTTTAGCCTGGGCGTTGAGACACACCTTCATCGTCTTGGCGACATCCTGCTTGTTGATGACTTTAACTGTGAAGCGGATAGGTTCTCCAGCGACAGGAGCTTTTTCCAGGCTCAGAGACACCAGCACCTTCTTGGACGAACTTGCTGCATAAACAAGAAGACagacagtggatgagatgaCTTGTGTTTAAACAGATGATGAGTCTGCTTAATGtattaaaaaatctaaattcatAATTACCTCTCCTTAATGTTGAATCGTCCGCTATTGTGGAGCTTCTTGATGCAAGTGAGGGAGTTGGGCCTTTAGtgtaaagacagagagaaaaaagtgagCAACTATGCCTGGGAGTAAACAGCAGTTagaaatcaaattaattaattagttttccttttttggaTCATACTTTTGATGAATTTGTAGTCTCCTGTGATGTTTTGGAGTCTGGGGAGGCCTATAGCCTTGGTGCAGACGAGGGATCCAACTCTCTCGGTGTCTTTGCTGTAGCCAACTCCCCGACCATGGCTCACTATGACTGTGTGGACATCAGCATTCACCTCAGCATAGACAAAGGGGATGTCATAAAACAGGTCCATGCGCTGATCCTTGATGGCTTTGACAGGGGCTGGGCCACAGCAGAACACTCCTTggataaaagaaggaagaaaaatggtTACGATTTTGACTTGGAAAAATTCAAGTGAGCAAAGAAGTGAGAAACGTCTCACAAAAGGACCAACAAGGTTTCTAACTCACCTCCACTCCTTTCCTGGGGGGTCGGATCCAAAACCTGCCAGCCATTCATTCCAGATCCCAGATCCTGTCGAGCCATCCAGCACTCCACCCACACATGGAAGTTCCTGTCATGAAAGGCAtaagttaaatataaaattatgaatggcttttttgttttacaacaCTAATTTCTAAAAATCTTCATTTAAAtcaaaaagtcacaaaaagatATCAAAAACCCCACATAGTATCCCAAAATCCCCAAATCCCATCATCAATGTCACTACTAACCATATGCTGTCTTTGCTGTAATTGAGTTTCTCCCCTTTTTCATTGTAGTACTCCTCAATCACCAGGTTCTTGTTGGTGTCGTGAGCAGAGTTGTAGTTTGTGACCACACGGCAAGGAATGCCGAGAGCTCTCATGactgaaaaatgtgttaaaagacgTAAGATGTGTTAATACATGTTTATATGCCGATGGCAATAACTCAACATTACGTCATGGAAAAAGTAATCCAGTATGTCATCAAGATCAGATGTCAAGATTTCATTACAGAGAATCTTAGAGGTATGATACTtatcattcaaataaaaaaaaatctacaaactTCTCAAATGACTCAGTTTAAAAAGTTTTGAGTCTTCTTGGTTGCAATTACCTGTGCACATGACAGCTGCAAACACCCAGCACTGTCCGTACTTGACTGGCCTGTAACCAGAAAGGGCCCACTGTTTCAAGATGTCTCCACTCCCGGTCCATGTGGAGGGATGAACTCCTTCTTTGAAATTGTTTGACCAGTTTCCTTTAAGCACTCCACGGTCATCTTCACTGTTGATCTACAAAACAAGAattgtcattttctttctttttttttttttttttttttttttgcacttaagTTCCCAAACATCATAAAGCAAGTTGAGGCATCTCCCATCTGTCATGATGAAGGATGATAATTTGAGTCACAATGCCAGACTAATAAATACTTTAGTAGACAGTTTTACTGCAATAATTACACTGTCACTGCATGTCACACGTAGCGATAATATGTttgcagcaggtgtgtgtttatctgcagaACACAGTGTCCCAGTTCAATGCACAACTTGTTTTTAATAAGCAGCTGTGACTCTCATGTCatcaaagtaaattaaaaaaaaaagtgaaatagaaTACTGGGAGCAAGTGATTTATTCCCATCTTGAAGTTAGTATGTTTTcaagttgtgttttttccttAGTGTAGAAATCTGTTGACACTCACCATGGCAGACACAACCCGGCCTATATAGACGGGGTTGTTTCGGTTCAGGTAATCCATCCGTCTGTCCCTTTGATGCTGAGGGCTGACTTGGAGCAGATTCAGGCATGTCTCTAGGATACTAGGCTCATACTTtacaggcagagagaaagaaatgagagaattaGACTAACTTCTAATAACGCTCAAAGCACAACCCATTCTTAACAACTGGCCAGTATGTGTCAGTTGCGGTCAGGGTATGTTTTGTCACCTATGAGTATCATCACTAGACTATGCAATtactgttttgctgttttaccCACTACAACTACCGTACACTTTTTGTTGTGAGTTTGTTTCAACCCAACGGAAGGATTTAAAGTATATACAGACAGTGGGCACAATAAAAGTAAATCCTGATACAGTGAAATGCAATCCAATAAAATAATACTACAATAAATAATTGAATGCAACAGCCCTAAAAAAATTACCAGGAAGTTGAGATTAGTCAACTGAACTCCtgtgattgtttttgttatgGAGCATATATACAAAACTCCTGCTCAatagattttattttcataCCTGATCAAAGGACCATGGTCTTGACACAAGGTTTTTAGTTGTCCCCATAAACAGCAGCCCAGAGTCATTCTGGACGTATTCTTCTCTCTGGTCCTCAAAGGGAATGTGAACTGTATCTTCTGCAAGCCATAAACATTGGACATTCAGTACACAgtacattatatacattttaaaacacacacttaccaTTTTAATGGTGATCTATTTTTCAAAACTGTTGCTAGACATTTGAGTCACTGTGACTTACAGATGGCACACAGCTCATCACCCTTATACTGTGGTGAAAAGACTGAGAGCATGAGGTCATTCAGCCACACAAACTATATCCATAAGATCATTTCTGAAAACTCAAAAAGTTGTGTAGCCCACTCACCTCTGCACCAGGGGTTGCACAGTAGAATGAATTTGCCCAAGTTGTACCTCCTCTTGCTTTGCTGAGTGAACAGATCTAGCTGAAATCTATAGCTGCCCACTGAGGCAGAGgcaggagaggagatgaagatggACGGAGCCTGGAGGTTCAAGGACTCCGGGTCCATATAGGCGCTCCAACGGGATAAAGAAACCTTTGTGGAGAAAGTGACTGGCATTGTCACATACAGGCGGcctgaggagagaagagagaaagacaattAGGAAAAATACTTTTCAGTGGTTGTTCAGACTGGCTGcatacaaaataaatcatttaaaaaatatttctcatTACTGGAGCTTCACTTTTAATGTTTGAGAGATCATTGATATATCAGCTCCTGATTATTGGAAGAAACTCtaagaactttaaaaaaaaaaaaaaaaaaaaaagatatgatcCCAAATATTTACCCCtcccaaaaaacaaataaaatccagAAGAGTACCTAGTTTAACTTTGATCTTCACAGCATCAGTCTTGGGGTTGAAGGGTCGACCCTTCAGCTGGAGACTGATTTTGAACGGGGCTCCTCTTCTGACCACCAGAGGTTTGGAGCTGCTGAAGCCTTCTGTCCTGTGCTTCTCCAGGTTCTCTGCTTTTTCCACGTTGACATATTTAATGCTCAAGTCTACAAAAGGAGATGAGAAAATTACatgaaaaaattaaattcaACAGTGAGATGACACCGGTTAAAATTTGAACCAAAAtacaaagaataaaaagatgaaaaagttGGCGTAGGTTAAAGAGTAAAACAAAGTGAGCAGAGACAAAGGGAGACAAATCTCACCTTccatttgtttgtgtctcttttacACTCTCTAGTGCTGTATGTCCCTTCTGTTACTGTCTACAGCTATATAAACCTTCGCCCCACCCTAAAAAGGCATCTGACAAGTGGTGGTGAGAAAGTGAACTGGTTTTTCTAAACTGTAACCAAGTGCCTTCAGTCATATGGAACAAAACATTCACCACCTAATTGGACACCACCCTTTCTGAATGAAAGATTTTTCTAAGAAAGCTAAGCCTTTGAGTTTCTGATTTACGTGAGCAATCAGACTCACCCAGTCCCTCAGAGAAATTAAGATGATGACATTAGTTGTTAGGCAATCCTCTACAAAGTTTTGCAACAGATAATTAACTGATGTAAGACTTGTAGTGAAACCATTTTCAGTGGGCATGAGGGGATATCAAAGCAAACAGTCTTTTCTGGCTCACAGTATCTATTCATACAGCTCACCATCTACTGTGACTGCAGAGctgttatgtttttttcatggtATGTGCTGTTATTCCATTAAATGGCAAGGGTGAGGAATCCAAGACTGAAAGACTGAAATCAGAAACAGACtgacaaaattacaaaataattaatcatATTCTTTGATTCAATATAGAACACCAACAATCCTgggttttgttttctatttcaaACTCCACAATTTCTAATTTTAAGtcatccatttttttatttatatgtcaaAATCTGTTATATTTCACAATTATAATCTTTTCTGTATTGTTTCATTCTATAATGTCACTATAGCAATTGGTATTTGTAAGTAGATTTTATTTGGGTCTACTGACTTTTTACTAGTGTCATCCATGAACTATTATGTACTTCTACCATAGAAATGCAAATAGAGATGACAGAAATGGTCATGTAGTCTTAGAATTGGTCATGtccaatcattttaataataatgatccgGTACTGTGGTAGCTGTGGTTTACAAAACCAAATGTCTACCGTCACCAGATTACCAGATCACCAGATCTAGTGACGTTAGACCAGTTGTGAGCGTCACATCGTGCAGGCAAGCTGATTGTGTGATTTTCCTTAGAAGTTACTTATttgatgtaataaaataaaacagctatATTGCAGACAGCTTTCgtaatatatttattgttcATACTAGATAAAATTTTACTAAAGCTCCTCTAAATCTTTAAGGAGCCAGTCCAGAATTTCACACCAGTCTACATGTATTTCAGGCACATCATATACACACTGTCCAAAGTTCCCAGCTGGAACTAGATTTAATTGAACAGATATTATTTAATATGACAACAACAGCAGTCACCTGAATGTTAAAGATGCTAAGTGTATTTACATGCGCTCTAGTATCCTGGTTATGATGGTGTTGCACTATGACACAATTACCTAATCCAAATAATAGAAGCGTGGGAGTTCACTTTGAGATAATCAGTATTTCCATCCTTGTTCAGACTTGCCTGAAAGAGAAAATAGCTCTCATGCTCTCAACGATCACTTTATAATGACAAGAGCTGTAAGCAGTCTATTGGGTGGGATGCATTTTTGGAGAATGAATACTGGGACTATAGGTCACAACGGGGCTGTGGCTTcatttgtctttctgtgtgtcagCGAGATATCAATCTCTCTGGTAAACGTAATATTCTGTCACTCCATTTAAAGATTAAgtataaagaaatgaaaagcaatTTTTGATCACATCGAACAAGGAAAGTTACAGTCAGGAATTTTAGGatatatactttttaaattttttttatcaatgatGTAGTCATTTATTGACGAGTCAGTAAAAGGGTGAACATGTACAAAGTGATGTCTGGCAGATTTGGATCTGTAAAACTGACTTTTCTTTGTAGTTAACTATTCTATAGCTGTGGAATAAAAATGGTTCAGTCTAAAATTTTGTGACGCAAATGTAGCATAAAATtatgatactcaagtaaagaaCCTCAAAATTGTATCCAAGTACAGAAGTTGGTTAATATTTTCCACCAAAGACAATTGCAAAAATCTAAAACATTGACGCTGAATTAATTATACATTGCAACATTTTCTGCATCCTATTTTAGACAGATGTTAAACTGTTGAAAGTGATGAAAAGCCTGGTAACAGGTTTGACTAAAGAGATTTAATCCAGCCTTCAATTCACATTATATAACAGTGGCACATGACAGAGTGCATGTTAGTCATACAGATTTCAAATTTTATACATAATGGTTTAAAAGTAAATCAACAAAATTGTAGTGTGAGGGAATTGATATTACATTACAAAGAGCAAACAAAATACaatcatatatatattactatattacAGCACGGATTATTCcatattttagtttaattaaaaCCTGCGTACTGCTTTGTAAGGAAACACCCTCGGCAGTGCTACGCTTGCCACACTTCAAACTATCAATCCAGGAAAAACCTGCCATTTCTAGAAATGTGTGCGTATCTTATACGAGAACTTAAAAGAActtaaattaatcaaattagtTGATAGTTGTGTAACTTCAGTTTAAcagttaaatatttttttgtcttttattgtatttaatgaAATACCCCTGGAAatttaaatcaatcaatgtAAAATCAGCCAAACAAACCCCAACAACCCCATACTGGATAGATCAGATATcactatttaatttaatatttcatattttgtctgataacaacagtatagtagtgaaaataatgaagattgattgatggcACATGAAAATTAGTGCAAATGAACAAGATAAAAAGTTCCTACTGTACATCTGATATAATACTGATCTGTTAATTAAACTCACAAACTACATTCTTTATCATTTAGAGAAGGCAACAATCAAAGATATTTAGAATAtttacaattatataaaaaaaaaatgcaatcatGATCTTCTAAGAGAGCGCTGGTCCATACTGGGGGAAAAACTAAAGCTTCATTTCTAAGCAGCAGTCCTTGGTTTGTTATAAACAAGGAAGTCTGTGATATCATGCCACACATTGCTGTCATGGTAGAGGTAGTTCATTGAGGACTGCAGTGAGGGCTGGAGGGTGTGAGGGTAATACTCAAACAGCCACAAGACAATGCCCCACACCAGGGTGGCAAACAGTGGGAAAGGGTCTTTTTTAGGCTGGGGGATGAATCCTTTCTCCACAGCCAGGCGAGAAAGGGCGAACAGGATCCTAGACAGCAAGTACATGTTGATCTAgagtagaaaataaagagtttTAATGGATAGGAAACATTTGAGCAATTACAGTCTTGAGTTTGTGTTGTGCAGATAAAGGAAAGAGCACACGTGACAGAAGTGGATTTATGAATACAGGCGTGTCATACCTGACTATTGATGTTGTTATTATCTCCAAACACTAACCATCCTCCAATACAGGCAGCCAGAAAGGAGTGAGATTGCAAGCTCTTCCCTTGGATCTTCTCCTGCAAGGCCTGCAGTCCTTTGTATGTGAACACAAAGTATGCCAGGTTGCGGGAGTGGGTGTATGTGGCCTTCAAAATGGCTCTGAGTTTATCCTTCAAActgacagagggaagaaaaacaggTTCACACTTCAGAGGCATGGCACGTATGGCACTTGCAGGTTACTATTTAGCCAAAAATCTCTACCACACCTGAGTAGTGAATGTGCCACGTACTAAAGAAAGAATGTACAACCACACTCTGTCTTCAATTGCTCAATACACTACTTTAATATACAACGTTTCAGAGTGAAAGTGAAGACAGAGTCTGgatgtcctttcttcctttcagtAGTGTGATTActacataaaaataatttacagcTCAATTCTTACCTGCCACTTCTGAATAGAAATGTCATCACCAGGGCATGTGGTGCTCTGATTTTGGCTCCATATCTGAGATATAAACACAAGATAATGAAAATGCAGGCTGGGAAAACGTGTAACTACAATACAATCTACAGTACTCATACCCAAACATGAGAGTAGTCAACAAAATCTCAACACAATACCACAACTATAATCTTATTTCACCCTTACTGCTCATATGCTGAACCTTCAGTTTCCCCTTATGATACACTTCTGGAGCACACATCTGTTTTTCATTCGTAAATGcttcatcagtcattaataaatgggtGTTTGACCCTTAATGAATGTTTGTATTCTTCAGGTtttacacaaaaacattcataatTACACAATAATATGGTTTTGTACTGCATAAATCAAGG contains:
- the tgm5l gene encoding transglutaminase 5, like, translating into MEDLSIKYVNVEKAENLEKHRTEGFSSSKPLVVRRGAPFKISLQLKGRPFNPKTDAVKIKVKLGRLYVTMPVTFSTKVSLSRWSAYMDPESLNLQAPSIFISSPASASVGSYRFQLDLFTQQSKRRYNLGKFILLCNPWCREDTVHIPFEDQREEYVQNDSGLLFMGTTKNLVSRPWSFDQYEPSILETCLNLLQVSPQHQRDRRMDYLNRNNPVYIGRVVSAMINSEDDRGVLKGNWSNNFKEGVHPSTWTGSGDILKQWALSGYRPVKYGQCWVFAAVMCTVMRALGIPCRVVTNYNSAHDTNKNLVIEEYYNEKGEKLNYSKDSIWNFHVWVECWMARQDLGSGMNGWQVLDPTPQERSGGVFCCGPAPVKAIKDQRMDLFYDIPFVYAEVNADVHTVIVSHGRGVGYSKDTERVGSLVCTKAIGLPRLQNITGDYKFIKSPTPSLASRSSTIADDSTLRRASSSKKVLVSLSLEKAPVAGEPIRFTVKVINKQDVAKTMKVCLNAQAKEYNSSPSETFWETHGIMKLAPMEVKVLNQQILPAQYEDVVGDDLINLAVVLEDTVSQELCLASEEFNIASPNLLIQVADENSIGLNKEQTATVTFTNPFSQPVSGVLTVAGAGLIHEKRIFRMAPLPPGLTVEQRITFIPSKVGTKMLQASLTLTNIRSTIRGFKMVSIKRS
- the pxmp4 gene encoding peroxisomal membrane protein 4 translates to MAGPDPIKTLLYTVNNLLQQEKYKAALAVLKGFRNGAVYGAKIRAPHALVMTFLFRSGSLKDKLRAILKATYTHSRNLAYFVFTYKGLQALQEKIQGKSLQSHSFLAACIGGWLVFGDNNNINSQINMYLLSRILFALSRLAVEKGFIPQPKKDPFPLFATLVWGIVLWLFEYYPHTLQPSLQSSMNYLYHDSNVWHDITDFLVYNKPRTAA